One genomic segment of Impatiens glandulifera chromosome 6, dImpGla2.1, whole genome shotgun sequence includes these proteins:
- the LOC124943050 gene encoding F-box protein At5g62510-like, producing the protein MDKFRKDPRDGLDYDIHAYDLKSNLWHHVERCRHLPNFEGRNALCNGSLFWMSGKFLDFVESFIVALDLVTEKFRIVSNPEYTDSRIQTDLDSFEGFLSLSCHYEESGIVDIWLLEDYGGNNEHWSKMISLSLEHTEYLQLRTLKHVAYSKTGKKVLMWMDYVSKASLVWYNIEYESVEPIAVHDLVHGTLPYFQVQCCWESLVNVTAAITEDVEIYVVFLLKDKDEGSKEEEKEKEKDEDFDEKVCLGYPGWGHA; encoded by the exons ATGGACAAATTTAGAAAGGATCCAAGAGACGGCCTCGATTATGATATTCATGCTTatgatttaaaatcaaatttgtgGCACCACGTAGAGAGGTGTCGTCATTTGCCAAACTTTGAGGGAAGAAATGCCCTATGTAATGGGTCTCTGTTCTGGATGTCAGGAAAATTCTTAGATTTTGTGGAGAGTTTTATCGTGGCACTTGATCTTGTTACAGAGAAATTCCGAATTGTTTCAAATCCCGAGTACACTGATTCTCGAATCCAAACAGATTTGGACAGTTTTGAGGGATTCTTATCCCTGTCTTGCCACTACGAAGAATCAGGTATCGTTGATATTTGGCTGTTAGAGGACTACGGTGGGAATAATGAACATTGGTCGAAAATGATTTCATTGTCATTAGAACATACCGAGTACTTACAACTTCGAACTTTAAAACATGTTGCTTATTCAAAAACTGGTAAGAAAGTACTGATGTGGATGGATTATGTTTCAAAAGCTTCATTGGTTTGGTACAATATAGAATATGAGTCAGTAGAGCCTATTGCGGTTCATGATTTGGTTCATGGTACTCTACCTTACTTTCAAGTACAATGCTGTTGGGAAAGTCTAGTAAATGTTACAGCAGCAATAACAGAAGATG TCGAGATTTATGTAGTATTTCTTTTGAAAGACAAAGACGAAGGGAgtaaggaggaggagaaggagaaggagaaagaTGAGGATTTTGATGAGAAAGTGTGTTTGGGATATCCAGGGTGGGGACATGCATAG
- the LOC124943051 gene encoding DNA ligase 1-like: MKARDLQRAWLKMEISERNGGNKRKEEERQKMEKDIMKRNIDVFEEKEKHERTPKPPIKKSRHISPKVPEVNDETSQESSSHSIPSATTPIPTEDKSTSCAPNRVSQDIIDKLDVLTNVVNEIKKDVNEIKSEIKLMKENQQLLITLLGQRNEQKNGGGEEKEEAGTAAIDTEKRTTKRKNNDLAHVENRTKRKNDDVDNENRTKRKNDELMNSKRKNDEKMKKTKEDDDEITRKMNERKERRERLAILSKKRIADELNDEEDDEYEDEETEEDDEEIGEEDEETGEEDEETGEEDEETEENDEKTEENDKIWYRTMMIRAPRQKSRKLSFDGPEEKNDDVHEEKNDDVHDNKEKNDDVHDNNEEEVIVETEEKKKEKNKGKEKEVNDVKQLTPSQFVGKNFRRKKKSKQLGDYTNLGGKEFKLNDPVKVNPLLRIDEEKMKELKKWLKSDGEDFKESTVCSADRSFFNRLLKPQEWLHDTEIDEICHLIKRRVAEFPKTYPRNFSIADSKFSQKMNNRYDMFTPNPAGYKFDDLMEYVFGEGSNPWNIVDMIYVPLKLK, translated from the exons ATGAAGGCACGTGACTTGCAGAGAGCTTGGCTGAAAATGGAAATATCAGAGAGAAATGGTGGGAACAagagaaaggaagaagaaagacagaAAATGGAAAAAGACATAAT GAAGAGAAATATTgatgtttttgaagaaaaagaaaaacatgaaaGGACTCCCAAACCGCCGATCAAGAAGAGTAGACATATTAGTCCCAAGGTCCCTGAAGTTAATGATGAAACTAGCCAAGAAAGCTCCTCTCATTCAATCCCTTCTGCGACGACTCCTATTCCAACTGAAGACAAATCTACATCTTGTGCACCAAATCGAGTGTCTCAAGACATAATTGACAAACTTGATGTGCTAACAAATGTTGTGAATGAGATTAAAAAGGATGTGAATGAGATTAAAAGTGAAATCAAGCTCATGAAGGAGAATCAACAACTTCTAATCACATTATTGGGGCAAAGAAATGAACAAAAGaatggtggaggagaagaaaaagaagaggcaGGTACTGCTGCAATTGATACTGAGAAGAGGACGACAAAGAGGAAGAATAATGATCTTGCACATGTTGAGAATAGGACGAAgaggaagaatgatgatgttgataatgAGAATAGGACGAAGAGGAAGAATGATGAGTTGATGAACTCTAAGAGGAAGAATGacgagaagatgaagaagactaaggaggatgatgatgagattACAAGAAAGATGAATGAAAGAAAGGAGAGGCGAGAGAGGCTGGCGATTTTGTCCAAGAAGAGGATTGCTGAtgagttg AACGATGAGGAGGATGACGAGTACGAGGACGAGGAGACtgaggaggatgacgaggagaTTGGGGAGGAGGACGAGGAGACTGGGGAGGAGGACGAGGAGACTGGGGAGGAGGACGAGGAGACTGAGGAGAATGACGAGAAGACTGAGGAGAATGACAAGATATGGTATAGAAC AATGATGATTCGCGCCCCACGCCAAAAGTCTCGCAAATTAAGTTTTGATGGCCCAGAggagaagaatgatgatgtgcatgaggagaagaatgatgatgtgcATGACAATAAagagaagaatgatgatgtgcATGACAATAATGAGGAG GAGGTGATTGTGGAGActgaggagaagaagaaggagaagaataagGGGAAGGAGAAGGAGGTGAATGATGTGAAACAATTGACTCCATCACAATTTGTTGGTAAAAATTTTCGGAGAAAGAAGAAGTCGAAACAATTGGGGGACTACACCAACCTTGGTGGGAAAGAGTTTAAACTAAATGATCCGGTTAAGGTTAATCCTTTGTTACGAATTGACGAGGAAAAGATGAAGGAGTTGAAGAAATGGTTAAAGAGTGATGGAGAGGATTTCAAGGAGTCGACGGTTTGCTCTGCAGATCGTTCTTTTTTCAACAGATTGCTCAAGCCTCAAGAATGGTTACATGATACG GAGATAGATGAAATCTGTCATCTAATAAAACGAAGGGTTGCAGAGTTCCCTAAGACATATCCAAGAAATTTCTCAATTGCTGACTCTAAATTCTCTCAGAAGATGAACAATCGCTATGATATGTTTACCCCGAATCCTGCAGGCTACAAATTCGACGATCTCATGGAATACGTATTTGGTGAAGGAAGTAATCCTTGGAATATTGTTGATATGATATATGTACCCTTGAAACTAAAGTAG
- the LOC124941957 gene encoding B3 domain-containing protein Os11g0197600-like — MGSDEKFSFYKFIQPGQTSLETMRIPPNFTKNYTRNLPKYVTLRGPNGKIYPLQLRKDSAGFSFKEDGWDSFFKDSGFQGGEFTVFTYDEPYSHFEVRIFDMSGLERMPLMGRYVF; from the exons ATGGGCAGTGATGAAAAATTCAGCTTCTACAAGTTCATTCAACCTGGCCAAACATCTTTGGAAACAATG aGAATCCCCCCAAACTTCACCAAGAACTATACAAGAAACTTACCCAAATATGTGACCTTGAGAGGTCCTAATGGCAAGATTTACCCACTTCAACTAAGGAAAGATTCAGCTGGTTTCTCCTTTAAAGAAGATGGGTGGGATTCATTTTTCAAAGACTCGGGTTTTCAAGGTGGGGAATTCACAGTTTTCACTTATGATGAACCATACTCACACTTTGAAGTGAGGATTTTCGATATGAGTGGATTGGAAAGAATGCCATTGATGGGAAGGTATGTATTCTGA